A region of Etheostoma cragini isolate CJK2018 chromosome 2, CSU_Ecrag_1.0, whole genome shotgun sequence DNA encodes the following proteins:
- the LOC117962056 gene encoding stress-induced-phosphoprotein 1-like isoform X1 gives MKFTRDICRLLGLGGAGPCEEEMEVQHGAPDLTDRRKDPGSSQQAMLNSEEGLDEEERTRRRAERRRAKRKRQKERKKLERMEDALEQEEEAPGAVSESDSEEELKKEVKDWTAVRPRNKCNPESVPAPGTAEHQSNGQLLHRPSEEEPEWDVSSAFVANAASHIKVKALKNRAILMSRENKENEARSSQVESTEEMKRRGESLTVQGIQMFEQGRYSQAVDMFTEAIFCDPRDHRFYGNRSHCYWVLEQYSSALTDAQRSIQLAPDWPKGYFRKGCALMGLKRYSEAEAAIEQVLKLDQHCKEASSKLFTCRLLQLMELGFEEEQSKLLLERFTTVQAVTTSPEAKTLKHTSQQDQSGSCRSLWVGNITVEVTETDLWDLFKMFGDIESIRVLHERFCAFVNFKNANMAAKALDKLQGVELGSSKLVMRYPDRWIQRPLPPIQKNNTSLSSNAAGALLSSAAIGSRRCVPIYGDECFYWRTTGCFYGDKCRFKHIPDQQGQDNKPWQP, from the exons ATGAAGTTCACCAGAGATATCTGCCGGTTGCTGGGCTTAGGAGGGG CGGGACCATgtgaggaggagatggaggttCAGCATGGAGCGCCTGACTtgacagacagaagaaaagacCCAGGCTCATCACAG CAGGCAATGCTCAACAGTGAGGAGGGTTTGGATGAAGAAGAGAGAACAAGAAGGAGAGCCGAGAGGAGGAGAGCTAAAAGGAAA AGGCAGAAAGAACGGAAGAAATtggagaggatggaggatgCTTTGGAACAG GAAGAGGAAGCGCCTGGAGCGGTGTCAGAGAGTGACAGCGAGGAGGAATTGAAAAAGGAGGTGAAGGACTGGACCGCCGTTCGACCCAGAAACAAATGCAACCCTGAATCTGTCCCTGCCCCCGGGACAGCAGAGCACCAGAGCAACGGCCAGCTGCTCCACAGGCCGTCGGAGGAG GAGCCGGAGTGGGATGTCAGCAGTGCATTTGTGGCCAATGCTGCCAGCCATATCAAAGTCAAAGCTCTTAAGAACAGAGCGATACTGATGTCCAGAGAGAACAAAGAGAACGAGGCCAGGAGCagccag GTGGAAAGCACAGAAGAAATGAAGAGAAGGGGGGAGTCTCTGACAG TGCAGGGCATTCAGATGTTTGAGCAAGGCCGGTACAGCCAGGCCGTGGACATGTTTACAGAAGCCATCTTCTGCGACCCGAGGGACCACAG GTTCTATGGAAATCGCTCGCACTGCTATTGGGTTCTGGAGCAGTACTCCTCCGCCCTTACGGACGCTCAGAGGTCCATTCAGCTGGCTCCTGATTGGCCAAAGGGATACTTCCGTAAGGGGTGTGCTCTCATGGGGTTAAAG cgGTACAGTGAGGCGGAGGCAGCCATAGAGCAGGTGTTGAAGTTGGATCAGCACTGTAAGGAAGCATCCAGTAAACTCTTTACCTGCCGGCTCCTGCAGCTCATG GAGTTGGGTTTTGAGGAAGAGCAGAGTAAACTGCTGCTGGAGAGGTTCACCACCGTTCAGGCGGTCACCACCTCACCCGAGGCCAAAA CACTAAAGCACACATCTCAGCAGGACCAGAGTGG GAGCTGTCGCTCTCTGTGGGTTGGGAACATTACGGTGGAGGTTACAGAGACAGACCTCTGGGATctcttcaaaat GTTTGGTGACATAGAGAGCATCAGAGTTCTTCATGAGCGTTTCTGTGCCTTCGTCAACTTCAAGAATGCCAACATGGCTGCTAAAGCCCTGGATAAGCTGCAG GGGGTGGAGCTGGGCAGCAGCAAACTGGTGATGAGGTATCCTGATCGTTGGATCCAGCGCCCCCTGCCGCCCATTCAAAAGAACAACACCAGCCTCAGCTCCAACGCTGCAGGAGCACTGCTGAGCTCAGCTGCTATAGG GTCCAGACGGTGTGTACCTATATATGGAGACGAGTGCTTCTACTGGCGGACCACGGGCTGTTTCTATGGCGACAAGTGCCGCTTCAAACACATACCAGATCAACAAGGTCAAGACAATAAACCATGGCAACCATAA
- the LOC117962056 gene encoding tetratricopeptide repeat protein 31-like isoform X2 encodes MKFTRDICRLLGLGGAGPCEEEMEVQHGAPDLTDRRKDPGSSQAMLNSEEGLDEEERTRRRAERRRAKRKRQKERKKLERMEDALEQEEEAPGAVSESDSEEELKKEVKDWTAVRPRNKCNPESVPAPGTAEHQSNGQLLHRPSEEEPEWDVSSAFVANAASHIKVKALKNRAILMSRENKENEARSSQVESTEEMKRRGESLTVQGIQMFEQGRYSQAVDMFTEAIFCDPRDHRFYGNRSHCYWVLEQYSSALTDAQRSIQLAPDWPKGYFRKGCALMGLKRYSEAEAAIEQVLKLDQHCKEASSKLFTCRLLQLMELGFEEEQSKLLLERFTTVQAVTTSPEAKTLKHTSQQDQSGSCRSLWVGNITVEVTETDLWDLFKMFGDIESIRVLHERFCAFVNFKNANMAAKALDKLQGVELGSSKLVMRYPDRWIQRPLPPIQKNNTSLSSNAAGALLSSAAIGSRRCVPIYGDECFYWRTTGCFYGDKCRFKHIPDQQGQDNKPWQP; translated from the exons ATGAAGTTCACCAGAGATATCTGCCGGTTGCTGGGCTTAGGAGGGG CGGGACCATgtgaggaggagatggaggttCAGCATGGAGCGCCTGACTtgacagacagaagaaaagacCCAGGCTCATCACAG GCAATGCTCAACAGTGAGGAGGGTTTGGATGAAGAAGAGAGAACAAGAAGGAGAGCCGAGAGGAGGAGAGCTAAAAGGAAA AGGCAGAAAGAACGGAAGAAATtggagaggatggaggatgCTTTGGAACAG GAAGAGGAAGCGCCTGGAGCGGTGTCAGAGAGTGACAGCGAGGAGGAATTGAAAAAGGAGGTGAAGGACTGGACCGCCGTTCGACCCAGAAACAAATGCAACCCTGAATCTGTCCCTGCCCCCGGGACAGCAGAGCACCAGAGCAACGGCCAGCTGCTCCACAGGCCGTCGGAGGAG GAGCCGGAGTGGGATGTCAGCAGTGCATTTGTGGCCAATGCTGCCAGCCATATCAAAGTCAAAGCTCTTAAGAACAGAGCGATACTGATGTCCAGAGAGAACAAAGAGAACGAGGCCAGGAGCagccag GTGGAAAGCACAGAAGAAATGAAGAGAAGGGGGGAGTCTCTGACAG TGCAGGGCATTCAGATGTTTGAGCAAGGCCGGTACAGCCAGGCCGTGGACATGTTTACAGAAGCCATCTTCTGCGACCCGAGGGACCACAG GTTCTATGGAAATCGCTCGCACTGCTATTGGGTTCTGGAGCAGTACTCCTCCGCCCTTACGGACGCTCAGAGGTCCATTCAGCTGGCTCCTGATTGGCCAAAGGGATACTTCCGTAAGGGGTGTGCTCTCATGGGGTTAAAG cgGTACAGTGAGGCGGAGGCAGCCATAGAGCAGGTGTTGAAGTTGGATCAGCACTGTAAGGAAGCATCCAGTAAACTCTTTACCTGCCGGCTCCTGCAGCTCATG GAGTTGGGTTTTGAGGAAGAGCAGAGTAAACTGCTGCTGGAGAGGTTCACCACCGTTCAGGCGGTCACCACCTCACCCGAGGCCAAAA CACTAAAGCACACATCTCAGCAGGACCAGAGTGG GAGCTGTCGCTCTCTGTGGGTTGGGAACATTACGGTGGAGGTTACAGAGACAGACCTCTGGGATctcttcaaaat GTTTGGTGACATAGAGAGCATCAGAGTTCTTCATGAGCGTTTCTGTGCCTTCGTCAACTTCAAGAATGCCAACATGGCTGCTAAAGCCCTGGATAAGCTGCAG GGGGTGGAGCTGGGCAGCAGCAAACTGGTGATGAGGTATCCTGATCGTTGGATCCAGCGCCCCCTGCCGCCCATTCAAAAGAACAACACCAGCCTCAGCTCCAACGCTGCAGGAGCACTGCTGAGCTCAGCTGCTATAGG GTCCAGACGGTGTGTACCTATATATGGAGACGAGTGCTTCTACTGGCGGACCACGGGCTGTTTCTATGGCGACAAGTGCCGCTTCAAACACATACCAGATCAACAAGGTCAAGACAATAAACCATGGCAACCATAA